The following are from one region of the ANME-2 cluster archaeon genome:
- a CDS encoding M48 family metallopeptidase has translation MTDKEPTVEIIRSVRRKKTIQARQDGNKLKIYLPAGLSKQEEVQWIEKIKAKVEKKSLKKELNDDQYLQKRFSEFNNKYFGGQLSVNSIRYVTNQNARSGSCTPASGTIRISHKLADMPIWVLDYVIMHEITHLVYPDHSKRFWNKVNEYRYAERARGFLICRGMEDNNGSDK, from the coding sequence ATGACTGACAAAGAGCCTACTGTTGAAATAATCCGAAGCGTACGACGTAAAAAAACGATCCAGGCAAGACAGGATGGAAATAAATTAAAGATCTATCTGCCTGCCGGATTAAGCAAACAGGAAGAGGTGCAGTGGATAGAAAAAATAAAAGCAAAGGTAGAGAAAAAAAGCTTAAAAAAAGAACTCAATGATGACCAATATCTCCAAAAGCGGTTCAGTGAGTTCAATAACAAGTATTTCGGCGGCCAGCTTAGTGTAAATTCCATCAGGTACGTAACAAACCAGAATGCCAGAAGTGGAAGCTGTACACCTGCAAGTGGCACCATCCGTATCTCTCATAAGCTGGCAGATATGCCGATCTGGGTACTGGATTATGTGATCATGCACGAGATAACACACCTGGTATATCCTGACCATTCAAAACGGTTCTGGAACAAGGTAAATGAATACAGGTATGCAGAACGTGCCAGGGGTTTTCTGATCTGCCGGGGTATGGAAGATAACAACGGGTCTGATAAGTGA
- a CDS encoding threonine synthase: MYSQKCIQCNAEYTPQEIVYTCPKCDGLLEIIYDWSDLSIGRKDFEGIPLSVWKYKALLPVEREPVSTNEGGTPLYKCSPLSEKIGIDTMYVKHEGLNPTGSFKDRGMTVGVSKALELGMKTVACASTGNTSASLAIYGAKAGIPVVVLLPAGKVAMGKVAQAMMHGAKVLSIKGNFDDALKLVRDLCDNEGFYLLNSVNPYRLEGQKTIAFEIADQLGWEVPDKLVLPVGNAGNITAIYKGFREFYELGLTERIPTMIGIQAEGSCPVVNAFKQNQKDIVPVTNPETIATAIRIGDPVNAVKALRAIYQSGGLAESVSDDEIVAAQKDLARLEGIGVEPASASSVAGLKKLVDMGAIKSDETVVCITTGHLLKDPEEVMDMCESPIVVDATAESVRKAVFS; this comes from the coding sequence ATGTACAGCCAGAAATGTATCCAGTGCAATGCAGAATATACCCCGCAGGAGATCGTTTATACCTGCCCGAAATGCGACGGCCTGCTTGAGATAATCTATGACTGGTCAGACCTATCCATCGGCAGGAAGGACTTTGAGGGAATTCCGCTGTCTGTATGGAAATATAAAGCTCTCCTGCCTGTTGAGCGGGAACCTGTCTCAACCAACGAGGGCGGTACACCCCTGTATAAATGCAGCCCCCTGTCCGAAAAGATCGGCATCGATACCATGTATGTGAAACATGAAGGTCTTAATCCCACTGGCAGTTTCAAGGATCGGGGCATGACTGTCGGTGTATCCAAGGCACTTGAGTTGGGTATGAAGACAGTGGCATGTGCGTCCACTGGCAATACTTCGGCTTCCCTGGCTATCTACGGGGCCAAGGCAGGTATTCCTGTTGTGGTACTGCTTCCGGCAGGAAAGGTGGCAATGGGCAAGGTGGCCCAGGCAATGATGCACGGTGCCAAGGTACTGAGCATAAAGGGCAATTTTGATGATGCCCTGAAACTTGTCAGGGACCTGTGTGATAATGAGGGATTCTATTTATTGAATTCAGTTAACCCGTACAGGCTTGAGGGACAGAAGACCATTGCTTTTGAGATCGCTGACCAGCTTGGATGGGAAGTGCCTGATAAACTGGTACTGCCAGTGGGTAATGCCGGTAATATCACTGCCATTTACAAGGGGTTCAGGGAGTTCTACGAACTGGGACTGACTGAGCGTATCCCGACGATGATTGGGATACAGGCCGAAGGGTCCTGTCCTGTAGTAAATGCATTCAAGCAGAACCAGAAGGACATTGTTCCTGTAACCAACCCCGAGACCATAGCAACTGCCATCAGGATAGGCGACCCTGTGAATGCGGTGAAGGCACTACGGGCAATATACCAGTCGGGAGGGCTGGCTGAATCTGTATCGGATGACGAGATAGTGGCAGCACAAAAGGACCTGGCCCGGCTTGAGGGTATCGGTGTGGAGCCTGCCAGTGCATCTTCAGTGGCTGGTCTTAAGAAACTGGTGGATATGGGTGCGATTAAGTCTGATGAGACTGTGGTCTGTATTACCACAGGGCACCTGCTCAAGGACCCTGAGGAAGTTATGGATATGTGCGAGAGCCCGATAGTAGTTGATGCCACTGCCGAGTCTGTGCGAAAGGCAGTATTTTCATAG
- a CDS encoding HsdR family type I site-specific deoxyribonuclease — protein MTIPTEHKSVQSRILKYAKEIGWAVVSQSEAELCRGFDPSGASPRERAKHASRFFTDTLFEKVKQFNPKFKDSKEELLRKLDLPLPTIAGNRDFLQHLQGEKTFFSKEENREFNLILINYDKPDKNIYEVTEEYYLFNGQYANREDVVFLINGIPVLVIECKNATKDEAIAIGIDQIRRYHRETPEFFVPQQIYTATESIGFSYGVTWNTIKRNIFNWKEEEIGNLEAKIKSFCDKQNILDYLKKFIIFAEQNEELNKYILRQHQKTAVEKVVERAIDPDKTRGLVWHTQGSGKTYTMIKTAELLFKAPEAEKPTILLLIDRNELEDQMLKNLDSVGAKNVVQAERIKDLQKILKNDYRGIIVSTLHKFRDMPAEVNTRKNIYVLIDEAHRTTGSDLGNYLMAAVPNATFIGFTGTPIDKTVYGRGTFKTFGIEDKSGYLHKYSIAESIEDGTTLPLFYGVAPNELLVPKEILEKEFLNLAEAYGVNDIEELNKILERAVNTRNFLKGQERVEKVAEYVAKHYTENVEPMGYKAFLVGVDRPACAMYKKALDKFLPPEYSEVVYTGNNNDTPDLKKYHIDKKKEKEIRKKFTKIEEQPKILIVTEKLLTGFDAPILYAMYLDKPMRDHTLLQAIARVNRPYENEEKDMIKPHGFVLDFVGIFENLEKALAFDSDEINAIVKDIQLLKHLFKANMEEKVPPYLQLLKYGFNDKDTDNLIAYFRDKSKRKEFFKLYKEVEMLYEIISPDKFLRPYIDDYATLSAIYKIVRNAYTKRIQVDREFQRKTNELIQEKIGMENLQQTYEFFEINEDTIQKIKENQSNYNTRVINLVKSIEKIAEDNSDDPFLIGLLERAAQVEEHYEDRQISTQEALEEIKKICEDDIQRKKEQAEKGFDGLTFFIYRTLLDKDIKNADEITRQIKAEFMNNPNWKTSEKELRDLRKGATFAVLNEEEDIDKAAVIVEELFYHLFKAYDL, from the coding sequence ATGACAATACCAACTGAACATAAAAGCGTACAATCCCGCATACTAAAATATGCAAAGGAAATCGGCTGGGCAGTGGTTTCACAAAGCGAAGCCGAGCTGTGCAGAGGCTTTGATCCATCCGGCGCTTCACCCAGAGAAAGAGCCAAGCATGCTTCCCGGTTTTTCACTGATACCTTATTTGAAAAAGTAAAACAATTCAATCCAAAATTCAAAGACAGCAAAGAAGAACTCCTTCGCAAACTCGATCTGCCGTTACCCACCATTGCAGGCAACCGGGATTTTTTACAACACCTTCAAGGTGAAAAAACTTTTTTCAGCAAAGAAGAAAACCGTGAGTTTAACCTTATTCTGATAAACTATGACAAGCCAGACAAAAACATCTATGAAGTAACTGAAGAATATTATCTCTTCAACGGACAATATGCCAACCGGGAAGATGTGGTTTTTCTCATTAATGGCATTCCGGTTCTGGTTATTGAATGTAAGAACGCCACCAAAGACGAAGCGATTGCCATCGGCATAGACCAGATCAGACGGTATCACCGCGAGACCCCTGAGTTTTTCGTTCCCCAGCAGATCTACACAGCAACAGAGAGTATTGGTTTTTCATATGGCGTGACCTGGAATACCATCAAAAGAAATATTTTCAACTGGAAAGAAGAGGAAATCGGCAATCTGGAAGCAAAAATAAAATCGTTTTGCGATAAGCAGAACATACTTGATTACCTAAAAAAGTTCATAATTTTTGCCGAGCAGAACGAAGAGTTAAACAAATACATCTTACGCCAGCACCAGAAAACAGCCGTTGAAAAAGTGGTGGAACGGGCAATTGACCCGGACAAGACAAGGGGTTTAGTGTGGCATACTCAGGGAAGCGGCAAAACCTACACCATGATAAAAACAGCCGAGTTGTTGTTTAAAGCTCCAGAAGCAGAAAAGCCTACTATTCTTTTATTGATTGACCGCAATGAGCTGGAAGACCAGATGCTCAAAAACCTCGATTCGGTCGGTGCAAAAAATGTGGTACAGGCAGAGCGTATCAAAGACTTGCAAAAAATACTGAAAAACGATTACAGAGGAATAATCGTCAGCACGTTACATAAATTCAGGGATATGCCTGCTGAAGTTAATACTCGTAAAAATATTTATGTCTTGATTGATGAAGCCCACCGTACCACAGGAAGCGATTTGGGTAATTATCTGATGGCTGCTGTCCCCAATGCCACCTTCATAGGTTTTACAGGTACACCCATTGACAAAACAGTTTACGGTAGAGGAACATTCAAAACCTTTGGTATAGAAGATAAATCAGGTTATCTGCATAAATATTCCATTGCAGAAAGTATTGAAGACGGTACAACCTTACCCCTCTTTTACGGTGTGGCTCCAAACGAGCTATTAGTACCAAAAGAAATTTTAGAAAAAGAATTTCTCAACCTGGCGGAAGCTTATGGAGTAAATGACATTGAGGAATTGAATAAAATTCTGGAACGTGCTGTAAATACCCGTAACTTTTTGAAAGGACAGGAACGAGTAGAAAAGGTAGCTGAATATGTAGCAAAGCATTACACAGAAAATGTGGAGCCAATGGGCTATAAGGCATTCTTAGTTGGGGTTGACCGTCCGGCATGTGCCATGTATAAAAAAGCGTTAGATAAATTCCTGCCACCTGAATATTCAGAAGTAGTCTATACAGGAAATAACAATGATACACCAGATTTAAAGAAATATCACATTGACAAGAAAAAGGAAAAGGAAATCCGAAAGAAGTTCACCAAAATAGAAGAACAACCGAAAATCCTGATCGTTACTGAAAAACTGTTAACTGGATTTGATGCGCCAATTTTATACGCCATGTATCTGGATAAACCCATGCGTGACCATACTCTTCTTCAAGCCATTGCAAGGGTAAACAGACCATATGAGAACGAAGAAAAGGACATGATAAAGCCCCATGGCTTTGTCTTGGACTTTGTAGGCATATTTGAAAATCTTGAAAAAGCCCTTGCATTTGACAGCGACGAAATAAATGCGATAGTAAAGGATATTCAATTGCTGAAACATTTATTCAAGGCAAACATGGAAGAAAAGGTTCCTCCATACTTGCAACTATTAAAATATGGGTTTAACGACAAAGACACTGATAATCTCATTGCATACTTCAGGGATAAATCCAAACGAAAAGAATTTTTCAAATTATACAAAGAGGTGGAAATGCTATACGAGATCATTTCACCTGACAAATTCCTGAGACCTTACATTGATGATTATGCTACACTTTCTGCCATTTATAAAATTGTAAGAAATGCTTACACAAAAAGAATACAGGTTGACAGGGAATTTCAAAGAAAAACCAATGAGCTGATCCAAGAAAAAATTGGCATGGAAAATTTGCAGCAAACCTATGAATTCTTTGAGATCAATGAAGATACAATTCAAAAAATAAAAGAAAACCAAAGCAATTACAATACACGGGTAATCAACCTGGTTAAGAGTATTGAAAAAATTGCAGAGGATAATTCCGATGATCCATTTTTAATTGGTTTGCTGGAAAGAGCCGCACAGGTAGAAGAACACTATGAAGACAGACAAATCAGCACACAGGAAGCATTAGAAGAAATTAAAAAGATTTGTGAAGATGACATACAAAGGAAAAAGGAACAGGCAGAAAAAGGATTTGATGGCTTAACATTCTTCATTTACCGTACACTTCTTGACAAAGATATCAAAAATGCAGATGAAATAACCAGGCAGATTAAAGCAGAGTTTATGAATAATCCGAATTGGAAAACAAGCGAAAAGGAATTGAGAGATTTAAGAAAAGGAGCAACTTTTGCAGTACTTAACGAAGAAGAGGATATTGACAAAGCTGCCGTCATTGTAGAAGAATTATTTTATCACCTATTCAAAGCCTACGATCTATGA
- the fhcD gene encoding formylmethanofuran--tetrahydromethanopterin N-formyltransferase, which produces MELNGIEIEDTFAEAFPIKIARVLITGATERWALVAAREATGFGTSVIACPAEAGIEKVVGGDETPDGRPGVYIQICTFGYKAMDEQLLNRLGQCVLTAPTAHMFNGLPDAEKQFDTGFKLKFFGDGIESELDVGGRKSYAVPMMEGDFITEHSIGAVEGIAGGNFFMLADNQMAALAAAEVAVDAIAKVEGVITPFPGGIVASGSKVGANNYSFMKATSNEKFSPSVKDKVEGSNVPADVNGIYEIVINGLDAKVISEAMLAGIKAAVQIPGMKKITAGNFGGNLGPHKFNLHDIVK; this is translated from the coding sequence ATGGAATTAAATGGTATAGAAATCGAAGATACTTTCGCAGAAGCTTTTCCGATAAAGATTGCAAGAGTACTGATCACCGGAGCTACAGAACGATGGGCCCTTGTGGCAGCCAGAGAAGCCACAGGTTTTGGTACATCAGTGATCGCATGCCCGGCAGAAGCAGGGATCGAAAAAGTTGTGGGTGGAGATGAAACCCCAGACGGCAGACCTGGTGTGTACATACAGATATGTACTTTCGGGTACAAGGCCATGGATGAACAACTACTGAACAGGCTTGGACAGTGCGTACTTACAGCACCTACTGCACATATGTTCAATGGGCTGCCAGATGCCGAGAAGCAATTTGATACAGGCTTTAAGCTCAAATTCTTCGGCGATGGGATAGAGTCCGAACTCGATGTGGGTGGCAGGAAATCATACGCTGTTCCGATGATGGAAGGTGATTTTATCACAGAGCACAGTATCGGTGCCGTGGAGGGCATTGCCGGTGGTAATTTCTTTATGCTGGCAGATAACCAGATGGCTGCACTGGCCGCAGCCGAAGTTGCAGTGGATGCCATCGCTAAAGTTGAAGGCGTAATTACACCCTTCCCGGGCGGCATTGTTGCCAGCGGTTCAAAGGTCGGTGCAAATAATTACTCATTTATGAAGGCCACTTCAAATGAGAAGTTCTCGCCCAGTGTCAAGGATAAAGTAGAAGGCAGCAATGTACCTGCTGATGTGAACGGCATCTATGAGATCGTCATCAACGGACTGGATGCAAAAGTAATCTCAGAGGCAATGCTGGCAGGCATTAAAGCTGCGGTACAGATACCAGGCATGAAGAAAATAACTGCCGGTAATTTTGGCGGCAACCTGGGACCCCATAAATTTAATCTGCACGATATAGTCAAGTGA
- a CDS encoding M48 family metallopeptidase produces MKWNDKSEFKARVREFAGKMDIEIKALAIRPMKNKWASCSTDCNLNFNKELLELDKEIGEYVIVHELLHFNIPNHGKLWKSLMSAYLGDYKNMEEKLNKITNGDK; encoded by the coding sequence ATGAAATGGAACGATAAATCAGAATTCAAGGCAAGAGTAAGAGAGTTTGCCGGGAAAATGGACATTGAAATAAAGGCACTTGCCATTCGACCTATGAAAAACAAATGGGCTTCATGTTCGACAGATTGTAATTTAAATTTCAATAAAGAACTGCTTGAGCTGGACAAAGAGATTGGCGAATATGTAATTGTGCATGAACTGTTACATTTTAATATTCCCAACCATGGCAAACTTTGGAAAAGCCTAATGAGTGCTTACCTGGGCGACTATAAGAACATGGAAGAGAAATTGAATAAAATAACAAATGGGGATAAATAG
- the coaBC gene encoding bifunctional phosphopantothenoylcysteine decarboxylase/phosphopantothenate--cysteine ligase CoaBC, with protein MTMNEHPTLLLTGTLSATLKNRTIVLAVTGSIAAVRTIELARELVRHGATVRVVMSQAAQGIIHPDALHYATGHPVMTRITGAVEHVEYCGEEGTADLLLVAPCTANTISKMALGIDDTPPTTFATTAMGSGIPLLVVPAMHGSMYNHLAIRENIERLKSMGVLLQDPLIDEKTAKIAANEDIVLEVQRILGDGSLDGRKVLITGGGTIERIDAIRVLTNRSSGRTGVELAREAYRKGADVTLVHPGLQGLYGITEVEAVSAKDMTRSVLDEIKKGCDLFISSAAISDYTVEPVDHKIKSGQEALILTLRPAQKLTQKVRENYPELDIIGFKAEANVDKDGLIASAKELMAKYGLSIVVANDVGKGGMGTRDNTVYILDSPGGETGPVTGDKQVIAGAVLDRFIEVNG; from the coding sequence ATGACTATGAACGAACACCCAACCCTTCTACTGACCGGCACTTTATCCGCCACCCTGAAGAACAGGACTATAGTACTGGCAGTCACGGGCAGCATTGCTGCGGTACGCACCATCGAACTGGCAAGGGAACTTGTGCGCCACGGTGCCACTGTCAGGGTGGTGATGAGCCAGGCCGCCCAGGGAATAATCCATCCGGATGCACTGCATTACGCAACCGGGCACCCGGTCATGACAAGGATTACGGGTGCAGTGGAACATGTGGAGTACTGCGGGGAGGAAGGTACTGCCGACCTGCTGCTGGTAGCGCCGTGTACTGCCAATACTATCAGCAAAATGGCACTTGGTATCGACGATACCCCGCCTACTACCTTCGCCACCACAGCCATGGGCAGCGGCATACCTTTGCTTGTTGTACCTGCAATGCACGGTTCAATGTATAACCACCTGGCAATACGGGAAAACATCGAGAGACTAAAAAGCATGGGAGTACTGCTCCAGGATCCGCTCATCGATGAAAAGACCGCCAAAATAGCAGCTAATGAGGATATAGTACTGGAGGTGCAGCGAATACTGGGAGACGGCAGCCTAGATGGCAGGAAGGTGTTGATCACAGGCGGCGGGACAATAGAACGTATCGATGCCATCAGGGTGCTTACCAACCGCTCATCCGGCCGAACTGGTGTGGAACTGGCCAGGGAGGCATACCGCAAGGGTGCGGATGTGACACTGGTGCATCCCGGGCTGCAGGGGCTGTACGGCATAACTGAGGTAGAAGCGGTGTCAGCAAAGGACATGACCCGCAGTGTGCTGGATGAGATCAAAAAAGGCTGCGACCTTTTCATTAGTTCTGCAGCAATTTCAGATTATACTGTTGAACCTGTGGACCATAAGATCAAGTCGGGCCAGGAAGCACTCATCCTAACTCTTCGACCTGCCCAAAAGCTGACGCAAAAGGTCAGGGAAAATTATCCTGAACTGGATATTATCGGTTTCAAGGCCGAAGCCAATGTGGACAAGGACGGGCTTATTGCAAGCGCAAAAGAATTGATGGCAAAGTATGGTCTTTCAATAGTAGTGGCCAATGATGTGGGAAAGGGCGGAATGGGAACCCGGGATAATACTGTCTATATCCTGGATAGCCCTGGTGGTGAGACCGGTCCGGTTACAGGGGATAAACAGGTCATTGCAGGGGCTGTTCTTGACAGGTTCATAGAGGTAAATGGATGA